The following proteins are encoded in a genomic region of Mycolicibacterium rutilum:
- a CDS encoding helix-turn-helix transcriptional regulator has translation MANLEYVAEALRTRRRQLQPEDVGLARGRRRRTPGLRREEAAELCSISPGYYTRLERHRGAPHPSAATLAGIARGLRFTRAERDRLFAAAGYRGGEHLCAHVDPGVMLVLDRLAETPAHVVGPAGEVLRQTPASRALLGDLTVHTGWARSGYYRWFLEPGERQRYAAEEHPRIGAEIVAGLRRSVEQGHCGAELLATMLRQRSPEFTRLWADGAPPPATATTRRFLHPAVGVIDLRREVLEVDASGQRLVVYYPAPGSTDDTSVQLSTVIGHQRFP, from the coding sequence GTGGCGAACCTCGAGTATGTGGCGGAGGCGCTGCGTACGCGGCGGCGACAACTGCAACCCGAAGACGTCGGTCTCGCCCGCGGCCGGCGACGGCGCACACCGGGTTTGCGTCGCGAGGAGGCGGCGGAACTGTGCTCGATCTCCCCTGGCTATTACACCCGCCTCGAACGCCACCGCGGGGCTCCGCACCCGTCGGCTGCCACGCTGGCCGGCATCGCGCGGGGGCTTCGATTCACCCGGGCAGAACGCGACCGCCTGTTCGCGGCGGCGGGCTACCGCGGGGGTGAACACCTCTGTGCGCACGTCGATCCGGGCGTGATGCTGGTGCTCGACCGCCTCGCCGAGACACCCGCGCACGTCGTGGGACCGGCCGGTGAGGTGCTGCGGCAGACGCCGGCTTCCCGAGCACTGCTCGGCGACCTGACCGTGCACACGGGCTGGGCGCGCAGCGGTTACTACCGCTGGTTCCTTGAACCCGGTGAACGGCAACGCTACGCCGCCGAGGAGCATCCGCGAATCGGTGCGGAGATCGTCGCCGGCCTGCGGCGATCCGTCGAGCAAGGCCATTGCGGCGCAGAGCTTTTGGCCACGATGTTGCGCCAGCGCAGCCCCGAGTTCACCCGCCTCTGGGCGGACGGGGCACCACCGCCCGCGACCGCTACCACGCGGCGTTTCCTGCACCCGGCGGTCGGTGTCATCGACCTGCGCCGTGAGGTTCTCGAGGTGGACGCCTCTGGCCAACGGCTCGTCGTCTACTACCCGGCGCCCGGCTCAACCGACGACACCAGCGTGCAGTTGTCAACGGTCATCGGGCACCAGCGCTTCCCGTGA
- a CDS encoding helix-turn-helix transcriptional regulator → MDRVQLADFLRSRRLALAPEEVGLPSGVRRRTSGLRREEIASLALISTDYYCRMEQQRGPQPSVEVVASLAKALRLSLDERDHLYRLAGHNAPARSPGTDQVSAAMMRIIDRLKDTPAQVMSALGETLVQTPPARALLGDETRYEGHARSVVYRWFTDDASRNVYPTEDHPKIERSFVAGARVAFVRDGASSRAAEVIKALLECSPEFAVLWEQHDVDTPHELEKRLVHPQLGVLDLQCQVLHDVTHLHTLLVFTAEVGSVSHTKLTALCAEPDAYSREALVPDDR, encoded by the coding sequence GTGGATCGGGTTCAGTTGGCGGACTTCCTGCGCAGTCGGCGTCTCGCTCTCGCCCCGGAGGAGGTCGGCTTGCCCAGCGGGGTGCGCAGGCGCACCAGCGGGCTGCGCCGTGAGGAGATCGCCTCGCTGGCGCTGATCTCGACCGACTACTACTGCCGGATGGAACAGCAACGCGGGCCCCAGCCGTCGGTTGAGGTCGTCGCATCGCTGGCCAAGGCGCTGCGGTTGTCCCTGGACGAGCGTGATCACCTGTACCGGCTCGCCGGACACAACGCTCCGGCGCGGAGCCCGGGGACCGATCAGGTCAGCGCCGCCATGATGCGGATCATCGACCGCCTGAAGGACACACCCGCCCAGGTGATGTCGGCGCTGGGCGAGACCCTGGTGCAGACGCCGCCCGCGCGGGCCCTGCTCGGCGACGAAACGCGGTACGAGGGCCACGCGCGCAGCGTTGTCTACCGCTGGTTCACCGACGACGCGTCCCGCAACGTGTACCCGACCGAGGACCATCCGAAGATCGAGCGCTCGTTCGTTGCCGGCGCGCGTGTCGCGTTCGTGCGCGACGGCGCAAGCTCGCGCGCAGCCGAAGTCATCAAAGCTCTGCTGGAGTGCAGTCCCGAGTTCGCCGTGCTGTGGGAGCAACACGATGTGGACACTCCGCATGAACTCGAAAAGCGCCTCGTGCATCCGCAACTGGGAGTGCTGGATCTGCAGTGCCAGGTGCTGCACGACGTGACCCACCTGCACACGCTGCTCGTGTTCACCGCGGAGGTCGGCAGCGTCAGCCACACCAAGCTGACCGCCCTGTGTGCCGAACCGGACGCGTATTCACGGGAAGCGCTGGTGCCCGATGACCGTTGA
- a CDS encoding oxidoreductase, protein MSEWTAADLPSFAGRTVIVTGANSGLGLVTARELARVGARVILAVRNTAKGEQAAAEITGDVEVRELDLQDLASVRALADGVDAVDVLVNNAGIMAVPYALTRDGFESQIGTNHLGHFALTNLLLPKISDRVVTVSSIMHFMGRISLKDLNWKARPYLAWPAYGQSKLANLLFTKDLQRRLSAAGSPVRAVSAHPGYSATNLQGQTGNRFGTRIWLANNRLFATAPDFGARQTLYAVAEDIPGDAFVGPRFASRGPTGLTALRSPLARDGRTATALWELSEQLTDTAFPL, encoded by the coding sequence ATGAGCGAATGGACCGCCGCCGATCTGCCCTCGTTCGCCGGACGCACCGTCATCGTGACGGGCGCCAACAGCGGACTCGGCCTGGTGACCGCGCGCGAACTGGCCCGCGTCGGGGCTCGCGTCATTCTCGCGGTCCGCAATACCGCCAAGGGTGAGCAGGCCGCAGCGGAGATCACCGGCGACGTCGAGGTCCGCGAACTCGACCTGCAGGACCTGGCGTCGGTGCGGGCGTTAGCCGACGGTGTCGACGCCGTCGACGTGCTGGTGAACAACGCCGGCATCATGGCCGTGCCCTACGCGCTGACCAGAGACGGGTTCGAGAGCCAGATCGGCACCAACCATCTCGGCCACTTCGCGCTGACCAATCTGCTGTTGCCGAAGATCAGCGATCGCGTGGTCACGGTGTCGTCGATCATGCACTTCATGGGCCGGATCAGCCTCAAGGACCTCAACTGGAAGGCCCGGCCCTACCTCGCCTGGCCGGCGTACGGCCAGTCGAAGCTGGCGAACCTGCTGTTCACCAAGGACCTGCAGCGACGGCTGAGCGCCGCCGGATCCCCGGTGCGGGCCGTCTCCGCGCATCCCGGCTACTCCGCGACCAACCTGCAGGGCCAGACCGGCAACCGGTTCGGCACCCGGATCTGGCTTGCCAACAACCGGCTGTTCGCCACCGCCCCCGACTTCGGCGCCCGCCAGACGCTGTACGCGGTGGCCGAGGACATCCCGGGCGACGCCTTCGTCGGCCCGCGGTTCGCCAGCCGCGGCCCGACCGGGCTGACCGCGCTGCGCAGCCCGCTGGCCCGCGACGGCCGCACCGCGACCGCGCTGTGGGAGCTGTCCGAGCAGCTCACGGACACCGCTTTCCCGCTCTGA